In Cyanobacterium stanieri LEGE 03274, the sequence CCGATAGTTTCAATAATTGAGCGTTATCATAGGTAACAAGTTTAAGGGCTTCAAAGGGGGTAAACCATTCCTCTAGGTTAACTATATCTTGATTTTGTCTTTGGTTACGGGGGGGATCAAATAAATAGTCTGTACCCCATGCCAATTTAACATTATATTGTTTTGCCCAATTGAACGCATTACTCACCCCTTGAACCACTAAAGCTCTTTTTGCCTTTTGCTCCTCGGTAAAACCTTCGGTTTCTCTTTCCTCAAAGGCTTGGGCGCTTAACCAAACATCTTTTTGAGCTAAAATTTTCATGGTGTCTTCGTCTAATAATTGACCATGTTCGATACATTTTACCCCTGCTTCAATGGCTCTCCTGACAGCCCTGGGGGTGTAGGCATGGACAGTGACATATGTTCCCCAGTCGGTGGCCGCTTCTACGGCGGCTTTCATTTCGTCTAGGGTGTATTGGGTTACGTCTATGGGATCGTAAAGGGAGGAGACTCCACCCCCTGCCATGACTTTAATTTGGGTTGCCCCTTGTCGTAGATTTTCTCTGGTGGCGGTGAGGACATCATCTCGCCCATCGGCGATAAAGGTTGCGCCTAGTTCTTCTCCACGGGATATGCTACCGCCAAAGCGACGGGGGCGCTCGTTAAGGGTGCGAAAATCTCCATGACCTGATGTTTGAGAAATCATTGCTCCGCTCGGATAGATGCGAGGCCCTGGAATTTGTCCTCGGTCAATTTTTCTTTTGATTTGAAATACTGGGCCGCCTAAGTCTCGGATGGTGGTAAATCCTCTGAGGAGCATTTGTTCGGCTTGTACTTCTGCTCTGGCGAAAAGGGTTTCTTCACTGATGTCGGGGGATAATAGTTCGGGAAGGGTGCTAGATGTCATGACGATGTGAACATGGTTGTCGATGAGTCCTGGCATTAAAGTTCGACCATTTCCGTTGATTCGGGTAAGGTTTGTGTTGGCTGGGGGGGTTATTCTGTTGGTGTTGATTTCGCTAATCTTGTTGTCAATGACGAGGAGGTTTGAAGGGGGGGAAAGTTGCTCTGATTGACCATTAAAAATGCGTACATTTTCAAAAAGAATACCAGTGCTTTGGGCTGGGTTTTGAGCTACGGTAGTAGATTGGTTCTGGGCTAGGGTTTGTTGGGCTGTAAATGCTATCAGGATGGTGATGAGAAATCCGATAAGTATTTTTTGGGGCGATCGCATGGGATCTTATACTCCTTTTCTTGGTTACAGTTTAAGGGTACATTTTTTTTGCGTTAAATCTTCGATTTTGTTACGCAATTTCATCTTGTCTCTATTTCCCATGGTGTCATCAATTATGATGCCCATGAGCAATTAGAGCGAGTGTTTAAGGATTGTCGCTTTGGAGTCGATTAAGATTGTCTATGGCAAGTTGATAATTAGGATCAAGATCGATCGCCCTTTGATATTCTTTGATAGCTTGATCTATATCGCCCATTTGTTCATAGGATAAGGCCATATTATTGTAAGAGTCTAGGTGTTGGGGGTTTAATTGGATGGATTTTTGATAATCAACGATCGCCCTTTGATAATGTCCTAATACTCGATGAACGTTAGCCCGATTGTAGTAGGCGATTTGATAATCAGGATCTATTTCTAGGGCTTTGTTATAGTCTGCCATGGCTTGGGGATAGTTATTGAGGGCAAAATGAGAGTTTCCCCGATTTAGTAAAGCCCCTGTATGGGTGTCATCGATGCGCAACACTTCTGTATTATCTTTAATGGATTCTTGATAATTGTTGAGGGCGTAGTTAGCAATACTCCGATTATAGTGGGCGTTTATGTAGTCGGGATCAATGGCGATGACTTGATCGTAAAGGGCGATCGCTCTTTCTTGTTCGCCTAATTCTCGATAGGTATTACCTAAATTATAGTAAGCATTGGTGTAGGTGGGATCAAGTTCAATGGCCTTGAGATAATCAACGATGGCTTTGTCTTCTTCTCCTATAGCCTTATAAGCATTACCACGGTTATAATAAGCCCTCATGTAACTAGGATCTAATTCCATAATACGCTCATAATCGGCGATCGCCTTGTCATATTCTTCTAAGGCACTGTAAGATATACCACGATTATTGTAAGCATCCACATAGGCAGGATCTTGACGCAACGCACTACTATAGTGAATAATAGCTACATCATAACGTCCTTGGCTATAAGCTCTGTTACCTAATTCGTAATACTGGGACGGTTGTAAATCAGGAGAAGAAATTTCCACAGACTCAATGTCCTCAGGATTGACATAATCAACCACCCCCCCAGAAGTTGGTAATAAGGCATAAAGGGCGATCGCCCCAGAAACGATAAAAGGAGATACCTGCAACATTTTTTTAACCCTCAAAGATAAATTATTTTTACGATTTATTTTAGCCAACTGCATAGAAGCAAAATCCCTTCTCTGATAAGCCAAAACAAAACCAGAATCAATGCGTATCACATTCTCAAAACAGTCTAAAGCATTTTTATAATTTTGTACCTCCAAATAATGATTCCCTCGCTCATAAAAAGAATTTGCCGATGATTTATCCTCCTCACAAAGCAAACTCTCTCTCACTCCCAAAGCCTCCAAAACCTCATCCACCGTCTGAAAACGCTTATTACTAGCACCTACCACCAACTTATCTAACACCCTACCCAAATCCTCACCAATGGGATTATCCACCAAATAATCTCGCCATACCCATTGCCCCTCGGAAGTATCAAACAAATAAAAAGGCTCAACCCCCGTGGCTAAATATAAACAAGTTACCCCCAGACTATACAAATCACTATAATAATTAGCCTTACCAAAACTTTGTTCAGGGGCGCAATATTGAGCCGAACCAATTATCGTACCTGTAACCCCTACATCTTGATTTTGTAACACCTTAGAAGCTCCAAAATCCACCAAAAATAATTGATTATCCCTGCGACGACGGATAATATTTTCTGGTTTTATATCTCGGTGAATGACCTGATTTTCATGGAGAAATTTTAAAACAGGTAAAATATTTAATAATAATTTCCTAATTTTTTTTTCCTTAAAAACTCCCTCCAAAGCTAACTCTTGAGCTAAGTTATCTCCGTCAATAAATTCTTGTAATAAATACTGACGATTATCTTGGCTAAAGTAATCAAAAAACTTGGGTATTTGTTCATTCGCTCCCAATTTTTCCAGTTGTTTCGCTTCTTGGGTAAACAGTGCCTTAGCTTTTTTCCTATTGGTTGTACCCTGTGCCTGAGGTAAAGACTGTTTTATTACACATTGGGAATTAACGGCCTGAGATTCATCTATTCCATAAAATGTTCTACCAAAACCCCCTTCCCCAATAATTCTAATGGCACGATAACGAT encodes:
- a CDS encoding metal-dependent hydrolase family protein, producing the protein MRSPQKILIGFLITILIAFTAQQTLAQNQSTTVAQNPAQSTGILFENVRIFNGQSEQLSPPSNLLVIDNKISEINTNRITPPANTNLTRINGNGRTLMPGLIDNHVHIVMTSSTLPELLSPDISEETLFARAEVQAEQMLLRGFTTIRDLGGPVFQIKRKIDRGQIPGPRIYPSGAMISQTSGHGDFRTLNERPRRFGGSISRGEELGATFIADGRDDVLTATRENLRQGATQIKVMAGGGVSSLYDPIDVTQYTLDEMKAAVEAATDWGTYVTVHAYTPRAVRRAIEAGVKCIEHGQLLDEDTMKILAQKDVWLSAQAFEERETEGFTEEQKAKRALVVQGVSNAFNWAKQYNVKLAWGTDYLFDPPRNQRQNQDIVNLEEWFTPFEALKLVTYDNAQLLKLSGERNPYKAGALGVIEQDAYADLILVDGNPLENLSVVADYTNNFKVIVKDGKIYKNTLS
- a CDS encoding serine/threonine-protein kinase — encoded protein: MSKCFNPDCLIDNYPQDDTCKNCGSKLLIKNRYRAIRIIGEGGFGRTFYGIDESQAVNSQCVIKQSLPQAQGTTNRKKAKALFTQEAKQLEKLGANEQIPKFFDYFSQDNRQYLLQEFIDGDNLAQELALEGVFKEKKIRKLLLNILPVLKFLHENQVIHRDIKPENIIRRRRDNQLFLVDFGASKVLQNQDVGVTGTIIGSAQYCAPEQSFGKANYYSDLYSLGVTCLYLATGVEPFYLFDTSEGQWVWRDYLVDNPIGEDLGRVLDKLVVGASNKRFQTVDEVLEALGVRESLLCEEDKSSANSFYERGNHYLEVQNYKNALDCFENVIRIDSGFVLAYQRRDFASMQLAKINRKNNLSLRVKKMLQVSPFIVSGAIALYALLPTSGGVVDYVNPEDIESVEISSPDLQPSQYYELGNRAYSQGRYDVAIIHYSSALRQDPAYVDAYNNRGISYSALEEYDKAIADYERIMELDPSYMRAYYNRGNAYKAIGEEDKAIVDYLKAIELDPTYTNAYYNLGNTYRELGEQERAIALYDQVIAIDPDYINAHYNRSIANYALNNYQESIKDNTEVLRIDDTHTGALLNRGNSHFALNNYPQAMADYNKALEIDPDYQIAYYNRANVHRVLGHYQRAIVDYQKSIQLNPQHLDSYNNMALSYEQMGDIDQAIKEYQRAIDLDPNYQLAIDNLNRLQSDNP